A stretch of the Panicum virgatum strain AP13 chromosome 9N, P.virgatum_v5, whole genome shotgun sequence genome encodes the following:
- the LOC120688665 gene encoding uncharacterized protein LOC120688665, whose product MSRRSSRVQGLHAQEDGDEVNPRNQAPLNVAPEAPENEQLPLLPPRAPAPIDLAAILQQQNQLLQVLVTTLTAQAQGNLGNNRPAMHHNGNGSRIADFNRLQPPKFGGSDNPIEADDWLREIEMKLEVVHADDRDKVLLAVQQLKGPALAWWQSYREINENTNEMVWADFVKIFREHHIPSSVMKLKRDEFRKLRQGGMTVTEYLHKFTELSRYAPEDINDDEKKQEAFLGGLNPEIRTLVEVTTHSDFNAMVNRAITTERNRKAELSERKRRFESKKPQQLEKFQRTQYPAHSGPRSQGAFSSKTHPGSFQKPAQSAPVMKTQNTLRNQPSGGSQVTDAKTCFHCREAGHYKANCPYLNQPAPSVFSNSVQGPKQPTGANRATPAKSQQQSFGKAKVNHVNAEEAEDAPGVILGEFLVQSALASVLFDSGASHSFISSHFVEKHDIPTIALKRPLITRSPGGHIPCHLGVLDIPINLSGVVFLADLVVLASKGIDVILGMD is encoded by the coding sequence ATGTCTCGTCGTTCGagccgagtccagggactccatgCTCAGGAAGACGGTGACGAGGTCAACCCGAGAAACCAAGCCCCTCTGAATGTAGCCCCTGAAGCACCAGAAAATGAACAACTACCGCTGCTACCTCCCCGTGCCCCAGCACCCATTGATCTGGCAGCCATATTAcagcagcagaaccaactccttcaagttcttgtgaccactctcacagctcaagctcaaggcaatcttggcaacaatagacctgcaatgcatcataatggcaatggcagcagaattgcagatttcaaccgcttgcagccacctaagtttggaggatctgataaccctattgaggcagatgattggctgcgagaaattgaaatgaagcttgaagtggtccatgcagatgatagagacaaggttttgctcgcagtacagcagttaaagggaccagcccttgcttggtggcagagttaccgggaaataaatgaaaacactaatgagatggtatgggctgactttgtcaagatcttcagagaacatcacattcccagcagtgttatgaagctcaagagggatgagttcagaaagcttcGTCAAGGTGGTATGACTGTGACAGAGTATCTTCATAAGTTCACAGAGCTATCTCGTTATGCCCCAGAAGATATCAAtgatgacgagaagaagcaagaagcttttcttggtgggcttaaccctgaaatcaggaccttggttgaagtcaccacccaCAGTGACTTTAATGCTATGGTCAACAGGGCCATCACCACTGAGAGAAACAGGAAGGCAGAGCTCAGTGAGCGCAAACGTCGGTTTGAAAGCAAGAAACCCCAGCAGTTGGAGAAGTTTCAGAGGACTCAGTATCCGGCTCACTCAGGCCCGAGGAGCCAGGGTGCCTTTTCATCCAAAACGCACCCCGGTTCTTTCCAGAAGCCAGCCCAATCGGCTCCTGTTATGAAGACCCAGAATACCCTCCGTAACCAACCGTCTGGTGGAAGTCAAGTGACCGATGCGAAGACCTGTTTCCACTGCCGCGAAGCCGGACACTACAAGGCCAACTGTCCGTATCTCAATCAGCCCGCCCCTTCTGTTTTCTCCAACTCtgttcaaggaccaaagcagccgactggagccaaccgtgcaacaccagctaagagccagcaacagtccttcggcaaggcaaaagtgaatcatgtgaacgctgaagaagcagaggatgcaccaggagtgattctcggtgagtttctggtccaatcagctctagcctcagtgctttttgattctggagcgtCTCATTCCTTTATATCCTCCCACTTTGTAGAAAAGCATGACATACCTACTATAGCCCTTAAGAGGCCGCTAATAACACGTTCGCCTGGAGGCCATATACCTTGCCACTTAGGTGTCTTAGATATCCCtataaacctaagtggggtagtattccttgccgacctagtagtccttgcttccaaagggatagatgtcatactcggtATGGATTAG